GACTCTCTGTGGTCCCAAAGTGTATAATGATTGGGTTAAAAATTTCAgatattgaatattaatggaggaaccatttttaaagaatcttttaaataataaaaacaaaaacattgccaAAGGATGTCTCGTGTTACTTTTTACAAATCAGTTTTAGCATAGTCACTATATTACAACAATTTCTGGTGTAATATGTCTGTAGAAAATGAgcaaagtaaatttttttattttcacaaatggGCCTACTATGCATGTTCATTGCAACAAACTGATTCCTTCCACTAATGTCAAACAATTTGTTGCAGTGTTAAAACTGTTTAGGAATGTatcccaatgttttttttttacccgcCATCTAGTGTTTTAGGAGAAATAACATCCAACAGGTCTTTACCATTGGGGAGCATTTAGCCCCATTGTTCACTGTCATATAAAATCATGTTATTAAACTTATTTAATAACATATTACCTgttcaaaactgtaaaaaaagaaaacacaaaaaaaaaatctgtttgtgtgtatggaCATGTGCATGATTGAGAGAAACGTTTGCAATTTGTGGAAAAGATGCAGTACCCAGTGGAATAGGTAGGGGAGCTAGAGAGTATTGGGCTATTGGCTAAATGtgagaaaatgttaattatttttgggtcaaatttaatcCAAAGATgagcaaaaaactatttaaagctgCAGAACATCTTGAAAGTCTTAAGGTGAAAGGCTACAACTGGTTCATCCCAAACGGGTCATAACtgacaatttgttttaaaattatttctcttaaacaattataaacaaaatatattacttttttaaaatgttgtttgttttgatggtcttgacaaagtcacaacgTTTGGTTCCAGTACAAACAACTGTGGTATTTATAATGGATTCTTTCCCTGTCCCGGGTCAAAAATTACCCTAAGACAACAGGAGGGTTAAGCATCTTTACACTGATTAATGCTGTTGAGATatggcataaatgcatttacacagaaattacaactgcaaaaataattttgagattaaagttttaaatatataaaaatatgcaattaatggAAACAtggaattatatttttaaattgaaaactaaattatgaaatatatgctCTACATGACATCAACCAAGTAAAAAATGTTCACAACAATATACCTTTTTATAACTGACTGGCTGCATGTAGCGAACGAAACGTAGCAGTCGTTCACAAAGGTAAATTATCATTGGTCCGATCACCCACATCCAGGTCTACAACAGAGAATTAAGCATATGCAATCAATAACTATGCAAAGCAAACCTGAGATaagttcattcatttaaaaatgagttCTCAACTCTTACCTGAGGAAACCCTCCAGCAAACTGGGGAATTGGACATTCTGGAATTTCCCCCCAGTTCTCTGGTTGATCTTCGCATAAGGAATTGTTGTGAGGTGGATCTGACTCTAGCTGACTTCGCACAATGCGCCTTGATATAAAGCAAAGAGTATCTTTCATTTACTCTAAACAATCTACTCTAAACAAGTTTTAAAATTGGACACAACCATAAAAAGACCTTACCCTGCACCATGGAAAACTAAACCCGCGAAGAAAACGATGAAGAGGTGGTGTGTGTACCAAAAGACTTCAAAGTAGCTTCGGCGGATGACTTCCATTGAGGAAGTGATAATAAGGATGAGGGCAAGAGTTATGATGACTCCTGTGAGACCCGCAATGGTGGTGAAAACGAAGATGGTTGGAGTCTGGAATATGGGGAAACAAGTATATTATAGCAGGTACTAGCAGATGCATCACATCAATAATATAGTATAcagtttacagctcaaataatcaaAATATGTTAAATGCAATTAAAGAGGACATTCAGTGACTCACTGTAGAATTGGATCGAACAGGATTCAAGTAAGTGGTATTTAATGAGTCCGGAAGGCTGGAGAGCTCTTCTGCAAGAGGTCCATATCGCCCATCTAAACTGTTGCTGTACCACTCCACATTAAGCAAATGAGCAATAGTATGAACCGCTGCAATAAAGAAGGATTTCATGAGGTAACAATTATAGTTGGTTGTTAGAATTGCAATAAAACGTTATCTCGAATTAGAACTTTGTGATCTCAGATTTCTCTATATTATTAAAATTCCATTTTAAGATATTTGAGAACAACTTCAAAATGGTCATTCAAATACTCTATATAGTTTTTTTAACCCTTTATTcttgccaaatgtgtgtgtggggggaggaggggctcagcgggtaaagacactgactaccacccctggagtcacaagatTGAATCCAGAGCTTGCTGAgaaactccagccaggtctcctaagcaaccaagtcaccttatttacaccctgaggtaTATAacgtcaaataaaaaaataagagaaaagtaaatttttggatcaagtttttttttttttttctgcagtttcttattctgagagtctcagaatttatcatagtCTATATCATTAAACTCTTGAAacgttttctttaaaattatacaaaacacttgaccctccatgtttttttatttagtttattttttgtttttttattgtcaagttataagcctttaattttgggtatgccactaaaacaggatatatatatatatatatactgagtaAATGTGTTATGATTGCATTAAACCTAATAATTTATATCTTAATGTTAACTTTAACATCACTAAAAATACATATtgtaaaatcttttttatttctcaCTGAAATTTGTCCGTAGACCCCTAACACCCCTGCTCTAACCCATAAAGCTGTTATGCAGAACCTGAAAACACCAGAAATGTGCTTTAGCTGTTCATCtgcatttctttttattattttctctgagCTCTGAAATGTTTTACTTACAGGTCTGTTTTTTGCACATGGACACGTAAAAGAAGCTTCCAGATTTCATAATTAGCATATCAAGCTGGACACAAAAGTGTTAAATATTACAGTCAGCTTCTTACAAAATCAAAACATGAAATGGCCAGATGAACATTGCAGGTAGTTTAACACTACCTGCAATGTAAGGGATATCAGggtgaaatattctgcctaagcctcaaatatatatatatactgtatatattatgatAATGTATCCTATTGCATCActgcacaaatatgttttttagtGTGAATGCTCTGAATAGTTAATGCACATGTGAGCCTGTCACCAGGTGCGTAGATTCAAAACAAGTacaaacaagcaagtacaaccaaTTTTCATCCAAATGTACACCTTTGCCCTTCCCAGGTAAGATGGTAATTCGATGAAAGCATCACCTACATTGGAATATCAGAAACAATTCCCTCTTAGTTACTAAAGCACATCACATTATGTTTACCTGTCATTAGGGCAATCATGTAAGCAACCAACTTGTGAAAAGTCATATTTTTGTCCAGCTGTTTCCTCATTGTTCTTCCACAGCACTGAAAGATGAACAAACACTCTTAAAAGGTCTTgcattctaaaaaaaaatcccacaCCTTCTAATCTGTCAATAACTCACCATGAATGAGCCTCGAAGAAGAGACAGCAGGTTGCGACACACTGGCAGCAGAATAAGCATGCAGTTGAAGTTGAGGACAGCAGCTGGAGCCCTGGCCCATGGCAATGCAGCCTGGAAGTAttacattcactttcaatatctCACAAGTTTGTATGGCCAAATAATATGTTTAATGAAGTTTAATTTGTCACACCGTACCCCTAAAAGTTCACGAGTGTACTCAAATTGGGGTCCCAAATCATAGAACATGTAGAAGCGGACAAACAGAAAGATGTTGATGCCCATCCACACCACCTAAAAAGAGTGTCGGATCAATTAATGAACACAAATGGGGAAAAGCAAGCCAAACAAGTATGAGGACCGTCATTTTCTTACCACGATGAAGGCACTCGGTCCGTGATTGATTATCCAGTTGCTCATCTTCACTCTCTAGTGCGTTGCACCAGACTGCAGGCTCTGCACATCTGAGCACGCTTATATACATCTGTCCTGTTTCTGCCTCCGCCTCACTACTGTAACAATTAACCAGGAAATAAGGCGTGAATATATAAATGCTTAATGGAAACTCCCGAGAAGGAATGATTACTATTAATGCCGGGTTAGTATCTATGGCTGTACAAGCTAGAGACAAGCTTGATGGGAAACAACGTTTTGGCCATTATGAAACGTCAACTCTCCAACAACAGTTTTAATTTTGaggctttttttttgttgttgttcccaTATTGATTCTCATTTCTGTAGTGCTGtatcacagtaaaaaaaaaaaaaaaaaaaatatatatatatatatatatatatatatatatatatatatatatatatatatatatatatatatatataataaaaaatccattaaaacaattttttttatttatttattattcaaataaGCATAAAAGTAGTAGGTACAACAAATACTGTAGGCTATCATGATGCATGATGCTTCTTCAGCTTTTATTTAAACGAACAGATTACTTTCCTTTTTGTCATATAGGAAGGTCTTATTAAAATTGACTTACAAACGTTTTCccatatcttcatttatttttgtatctttcAAATAGATTTTATTATCCCAGATCCAGACTTTCAATACCAACCATTAAATACATActttgggtctttagtgacccgggacctcattcgtacctcatccattttttggagctgtgcccacacctctttagtattcatcTTATAAagtttttcacaaaaaaatgccgcttttttttgcacttctataaattatatttgtattatccaTATCTCTATAAGTTTACCATCACggaatatatatttctttattacaAGAGGAATGAGTTATATACTcataaaataaatactgtatcacattgattttctgtgcattAATGTTAAATGATCAGTGTTCCATGAGTGAACACATACATATTGctttgttactcaaggtggcgctgttgtttctgtgattgacttgatttatacATGACTTTTctgtttgatgaagaaacaacatgaaagtaaactatagcaagtccATCAAATGAAGAGTATGATAAGATAATTGTCATTTGGGTGGACTATTGAAATTATGTGAGTTGTGTGTCTTTTTAGACTAAATAGTGCTTGAGAAATTATTTGTGTATCTTAtctgtagctcaatatgtgtttgacagccagttgcatttCACGAAATTGTGTGTAAAGGTAATGAATCTTGTTCCGGATTGGTCCTTGTTGCATCATCTAGTTGATTTATGAAAAAtagaacattaaaatatatttgattctattattttctaattgtcttgaaaatatttgtaaaagatTACATTATCTAggaattttgtagatccatttgtgatagatataagcACCGGGTCTATAAAGACCCAAATATTTATGAGTATTTCGGAACATTAACACCCATCCATTAAACGATGAAAGTACAATGTATTACAtgttaaaactatgataatcccccccaaaaattaacaaaacataatCATCTTTCAGAAATTACCTCCACCACACAAAAGTGTCAATGAAAATCatacttgagatgaaatatgagatttCTATTAAATTCAAGGTAAATGTCACTTGAGAGCAGTGTTTTTATTgggtgtcatttccaatcaagctgtcattTAGCCAAAAAGTTTTTTacttgtgtttatttattatacaCAAAATGCTACATTTCAAATTAGCCTGAACAATACAATGGAGTTggtcatttaattaaaaaaacacattaataatGTCATTCAACATCATTTCCACCacggaattctattaaacacgaCACAGATGGTGAAAATTACAAAGTTGTTGGTtggaatttccatgactttcagaaaaaaaaaaaaaacatcttctgCGATGTATGCACATACAATGTTTAGCATTGGTACTAGACAAATTAAAActgagtgtgaaaaatgttttaacaagagtttactttctagaaatccacagtgctaCAAGTGTCTGAAATGTAGGAAACAAGCATTGATACTTACATTGATGCCactaatatataattttacagtaatgATGAGATTATTTACATTACAGCATTACTTAAAACATAATATATGATTACGTTCTTGTGATTTTTAGGTTAAATATGACCCGGACAGGTTCTTGACAGTTTTTGTTAAGATTAACCCCACCTGATCTAACATAAAATTTGGCAAATGTATGCCGATTTTTCTTAAGCCGAATTCGGTATATGTTGACCGAATTTGAatacactgcctccagaggctaaagcgTTAAGTGTTTCAGAGCAAATAAACAAGTGTGAaatccatttatatccaggagaggtcgccagaagccagttgtacaaagaattgttttcagctgaacagggtgtaaaCAGTGAagataaatgcttattttatttaatctacccccaACCAAAACCCGGAACTTTCGGAAACAACGTGCCGACttcccttgtgatcatgttgattaAACTAATACATTTAATGAGCCCAGCATTTTGTAAAAGTGtgttttaattgcaaaaatctgAATCAGGCATGAGTCagacattcattgcatctttattaATTGAATGAAAATCAGTAGTAGAGGCACAGAATTTAGGCACAACATTCCCATACAAAATAAACCAACAGATGTCTCTTTTAGCAGTGAAAATTTAAGCGCACTCTTTACTTTGTTAGTCTTTTTAGGCACAATATTGCAAAATCTGGCAAATGCAATGAAGGCTTTCAAAatgtaaaggtaaaaaaaaaaaaaaatgtgaggcAAACATAAGAAACCTTTGAAGGCTCCTTGGCTTATCGATTCATGGTTCCTCTGAAAATAGTTTCATCACTCATCTGAGCTGGACACATTGGCAGGTTTCCCACACACCTGGACAGGCCATACAGCTTCTTAGTGAAGGCTTCCTTTGTGTCTCGTCACAGCATAACTCAACAGAGGACATTCTTTGGTCTTCAACGGCCAACAAACAGAAATGGATCAGCGCTCTACAATTAGTAAACGATGAGCTACCCTCTCTACAACAATAAGATCACATTGTTATGgtgctaaatcataattatggTGCTACACATCTTTAATTAAAGTTCCAAATGCCATAAAATACAAAACTCCTGAAGCATTTAGGACCATATAAAATCAATTGTTCCTTCACTAAGTACAGTACATTtagaatttatttcatatttagcaAAGTAAATATAATACTCCTGAGTCAGGATATGTGCAAAAACGCCTAGCATGGCCCCTAACAGCGCAACAATAACCGAACAGCAAACCTCATTTATGCCGCCTCCATAATATCATCCACAATGTCTGTTTCTCTATCCGCTAAGTGGCTAGTGAGGTCAGGAGGCTCATGGTCCTGAGATGCAAGAGGAACTGTGTGATCAGTAGGTGGCTGGGATTGCTTAATCTTCCAGCAGCACGCACAACGTAGACAGTCCTCGACATTGTAATGGAAGAGTCTGCGGCACGGATGGCAGAACTGATGGAAGAGCAGCATGAAGATCACAGCTAGGCTGTAGCATATAATAAGTTGCACCACCAGCAGTGGCGTGCACACATATTCGTAGAAGTCAGACTTAGAGTAGTACCACAAGACAATGAGGGTGACATTCTCCATGAAGCGCAGGGTGTAGTAGACGGCCAAGCGTCTCCAGCGAGGCTGCTTCTCTACAAGGTCGTGATCAGACAGGTCCAACTGTACAGCCGACCAACAGAAAATATTGATGCAGGCGTAGAGGAATGTGACCATGCAGAGCACAACGGTGGTGCCCAGCTTACTTAAGTTATTCTCTACGTTCTCAGGCAATGATGACTTCCTGACCCAGAACTCCACCCATGGCTGGAAGAAGAAGATCAATAGGTTGATCAAGCCCACCAACACCACCCAGTGAGTGAACGCTGTGCTGAAGAGCACCAGAGTGGTGATCCGTGTGGCGATCTCTAACCCTCGCCAGAGGATCATGCACAGGTAGGCAGCAGGTTTCATTCGCACTTTGTAGTCGTCATACTTGATCTGAATGGCCAGCACACTGCAGACTAATGCCCCATAAGTGATTGATATCAAGGAAATGATCATCAGGGCCACTGTAAACATACAAAGTGTGTGTTAGAATCTAAAATCATTTTGTGATCTGGTAAATAAGTGGGTAGCTGGCAAATGGAATGTTTGGGGGTTTGATATGTCCAGTCGTGTGACATGCATttgaaactattttaaacagcattttaaacagcttttatgacatcatattgagagagactacatggaatatttgtacttttataaaaaaaaaaaattattcatttgaaTGAATGATTGCATTCAATGAATTATTGAAGGCAAAAAGGTGTTTAAAAATGGTGAATAACTTTTTTGATCTTGGCTCCAGAAGTATTTATTCCATTAATTTCTccaatagggatttcataaatcCCTCTTTCATTAAAAAGAGTTCTAAgtcataaaccaaaccaaccggctctgaggtgaatcacaacattataaactttgatttgaaaaaaaaaaaagaaaagaaaagaatgaaaatGGTACAATAATGTGTACTTattgtctttaatgagggaatgaactacaatcccgtGAAaaattgtgaatgatgtaattgaattacaaatggaaaaaaacaaaacaaaaaacagatttgaAGTAGTTGATTATATTGCAAGTATAGAAAAATTACATGTGTTTTTATTGCAAAACGTTCACATttttccaaatatataaatagtttaGGGGTTATTCTCTAACTGGTGAATCATTTTCCATCAGGATAATTTTTTATGAAGttaaaataatgcagactgatggcttcaacagaagcattatGTACCATCAATGAACAACCCTTTGGAGCTCATGGTccatctttaaaggtttataagttatggttaaaaatcaattcacctatgtaataaatgtaaataatatttctggttcaattcaagttatgctcaatcgacagcatttttgtcataatgttgattaccacaaaaaattatttagactcgtccctccaagcaaaaatcaaggttacaatgaggctcttacaatggaagtcaatgtggccaatatttggagggattaaagctgaaatgtgaagcttgtattttttaaaaagcacTCACTAACATAAATTCATCTGTTAAAAGTCatttattatttgagatgtacattcatttaaatcgtcattttaaaatagttttagtgtttgttgacattacatcgtcatggcaaaatAGTTGTAAATTTGGTTACGGAAACTTGTTTTAAAATActggtttacagattggccccattcacctcccttgttagtgcctcactgtaacccagattttcacTTGtcttgaaccctgaatattccttaactgggatttttacttccggaaccagacaaTTGCACTTCAGTGCTGCCAATTTAGCGACTTTGTctatataactttataaactttgAATATAATTCCCCACTGTCTGAATGTTTGACAAGTTCAATTAGTGTTAGCTAAATTATTAGTAGTTAAATACTAATTGTTTAATCATtagttcaatatatatatatatgtaaaaaatatatatatatatttacatatgtaaattgGACGTCTTGCGTTTGATTTAGCTACTTTTACCAAGTACAGGGGCTGATTTCAGAATGGCATACAGCTCATCCTACtcctgtctatggcagaaatagtaaaagtagtatggtagtatgcaaatCCAAACTCAGTCTAGGTATCTGCAACACAGTAATGGTTTTTTCAAATCTGTTGCCATTTTCAAACCAGGATGgccgtttctaaactatccaatgaaagtagggaatctcaatggtttGAAAATGGCCACTGATTGCgaaaagcccatttttgttctgaGAGATACAAGTCACAATTTTGGTGACATTTCAGCGAGCCTTTTGCAACATCCCATTAGAAATAATTGGCAATAGTGAATGCACACTTTAGTGACCAGTTACAGTAAAGCCCTATTCAGATAGGACTAGTTTTCCATGAGGAGGTTGCCAATCTTCTTTCTACCTGCTGCGCGCCTTTCAATATGGATGTAGAATATTTGCCATCTGACaaaagttaagaaaataaaatcaacaagGAGAGCCAAATCACATAAACTGCTAAGATTGGCCACTGTAATGTCAGCATCACCTCATTAATGTAatgttataattataaaaaaatcacaGATAGGTCTTGTTCATTTTAGTGGGTTTATTATAAGCAGccacttctttattttaataggctttttaaaaataagtaatttattatttataattaattcattaaaactaaaacaacaaattaaataattacttaaaatatatttcattttaaacgTAAACAGATCACGATTAAACGATGCACTAATTTTAATCACCTAAATTAATGAAATGTTTTCAATCATCTGGAACACCCACATTTAGAAAACAGACACTCCCACCTCTGTAATAAACACGAGGCATTTAGTCCCGTCCGAATCAGTAAATTAAATCTCAGACGTCGGGTGATACTAACCGAAACACAAATGTTGTTTAGAAAACTAATCGCATCTGAATAGGGCTTAAGCACTTTCCCTTAAGCATCCACACAAgtgttaaaataaaatcttgttgatttaaaaaagtcCATGGACAcgttatgcatcaactacccaaATCTGAATAAAGCAAACTCACGTCGCGTGGGAAGGATATATTTTTCCTGAATGGTAGCATAGAGCTGTAGAGTGAGTTGAGGAGTGGAGCCCAGGAAGGCCTGGATGACAGCTGTGCGTTTGAAGGCATTGCGATGAACGGCTAGCTTGCGCTCTGAGTGTCCAATCTCCCATTCTAAGGCTGGGCCAAAACCTCTTCCATGCTTTAGCTTGACCTTTCTTGAAATGGTCACATATGGCTCCTCCTTTCTACCTGCCTGACAGAAAACAATCAGCGCTTCAATGCACCTAAAAGGGAAAAGGATACAAAGAGTTAGTCAGACCTattgagaaacaaac
The nucleotide sequence above comes from Xyrauchen texanus isolate HMW12.3.18 unplaced genomic scaffold, RBS_HiC_50CHRs HiC_scaffold_642, whole genome shotgun sequence. Encoded proteins:
- the LOC127642476 gene encoding cytochrome b-245 heavy chain-like produces the protein MSNWIINHGPSAFIVVVWMGINIFLFVRFYMFYDLGPQFEYTRELLGAALPWARAPAAVLNFNCMLILLPVCRNLLSLLRGSFMCCGRTMRKQLDKNMTFHKLVAYMIALMTAVHTIAHLLNVEWYSNSLDGRYGPLAEELSSLPDSLNTTYLNPVRSNSTTPTIFVFTTIAGLTGVIITLALILIITSSMEVIRRSYFEVFWYTHHLFIVFFAGLVFHGAGRIVRSQLESDPPHNNSLCEDQPENWGEIPECPIPQFAGGFPQTWMWVIGPMIIYLCERLLRFVRYMQPVSYKKIVIRPSKVLELQLVKPGFKMEVGQYIFLNCPAISQLEWHPFTMTSAPEEDFFSVHIRSAGDWTEKLIKMVENLPEGGQGLKYVLFCILLIVHSSHLIQFLYAHRLRLNLHTVRVYSSLIHFFDVLF
- the LOC127642475 gene encoding endoplasmic reticulum membrane adapter protein XK-like; this encodes MENNKPSDHVIMEVTQQSAVTPNDNGVMMAINHSKVRPPFSVLWTTVLYCAEFICASVLSSRYHNSEDSVWMGLTITFMLVPSVLTQLTLTFVHRDLGRDRPLVLLMHLLQMGPIIRCIEALIVFCQAGRKEEPYVTISRKVKLKHGRGFGPALEWEIGHSERKLAVHRNAFKRTAVIQAFLGSTPQLTLQLYATIQEKYILPTRLALMIISLISITYGALVCSVLAIQIKYDDYKVRMKPAAYLCMILWRGLEIATRITTLVLFSTAFTHWVVLVGLINLLIFFFQPWVEFWVRKSSLPENVENNLSKLGTTVVLCMVTFLYACINIFCWSAVQLDLSDHDLVEKQPRWRRLAVYYTLRFMENVTLIVLWYYSKSDFYEYVCTPLLVVQLIICYSLAVIFMLLFHQFCHPCRRLFHYNVEDCLRCACCWKIKQSQPPTDHTVPLASQDHEPPDLTSHLADRETDIVDDIMEAA